From one Pseudomonas sp. S35 genomic stretch:
- the ureG gene encoding urease accessory protein UreG, translated as MNTQPLRVGIGGPVGSGKTALTLALCLALRDRYNLAVVTNDIYTREDADFLVRNQALAPERIIGVETGGCPHTAIREDASINLEAVDQLNRRFPGLDLILVESGGDNLSATFSPELSDLTIYVIDVSAGDKLPRKGGPGICKSDLLVINKIDLAPLVGASLELMNSDTQRMRNGKPFVFSNQKTGVGLDEIVAFIERQGLLTTAA; from the coding sequence ATGAACACACAACCCCTGCGCGTCGGCATCGGTGGCCCGGTGGGCTCCGGCAAGACCGCCCTGACCCTGGCCCTGTGCCTGGCGCTGCGTGATCGCTACAACCTGGCGGTGGTCACCAACGACATCTACACCCGCGAAGACGCTGACTTCCTGGTGCGCAACCAGGCCCTGGCGCCGGAGCGCATCATCGGCGTGGAAACCGGCGGCTGCCCGCACACGGCCATCCGTGAGGACGCCTCGATCAACCTGGAAGCGGTGGACCAACTCAACCGTCGCTTTCCCGGCCTGGACCTGATCCTGGTGGAGTCCGGTGGGGACAACCTGTCGGCCACGTTCAGCCCGGAGCTGTCGGACCTGACGATCTATGTGATCGATGTCTCGGCTGGCGACAAGCTACCGCGCAAAGGCGGTCCCGGCATCTGCAAATCCGACCTGCTGGTGATCAACAAGATCGACCTCGCGCCGCTGGTCGGCGCTTCGCTGGAGCTGATGAACAGCGACACCCAACGCATGCGCAACGGTAAACCTTTTGTGTTCAGCAACCAGAAAACCGG
- a CDS encoding urease accessory protein UreF, whose protein sequence is MNPAWALLRLASPQLPIGGYSYSQGLEMAVENGRVNDAASARRWISDQLLLNLARFEAPLLLAHCRAAAEQDWPTLAQLCEEHQASRETRELYQESRQMGYSLQQLLNGLPELDNQARTFLEQRSEPHLALGWALAARAWTISADDALAAWLWSWLENQLAVLMKTLPLGQQAAQRLTSDLLPLLQQAQQDASRIDPHRFGSAAFGLSLACMAHERQYSRLFRS, encoded by the coding sequence CGCTGCTGCGTCTGGCCAGTCCGCAATTGCCGATTGGCGGCTACAGCTATTCCCAAGGGCTGGAGATGGCCGTGGAGAATGGCCGCGTCAACGATGCCGCCAGCGCGCGGCGGTGGATCAGTGACCAGTTGCTGCTCAACCTCGCACGCTTCGAAGCGCCGCTGCTACTCGCCCATTGCCGCGCCGCAGCCGAGCAGGATTGGCCGACACTCGCGCAATTGTGCGAAGAGCACCAAGCCAGCCGAGAGACTCGCGAGCTGTATCAAGAGAGCCGTCAAATGGGCTACTCACTGCAACAACTGCTCAACGGTCTGCCGGAACTGGACAACCAAGCCCGCACCTTTCTTGAGCAACGCAGCGAGCCTCATCTGGCGTTGGGCTGGGCCCTGGCTGCACGCGCCTGGACCATCAGCGCCGACGACGCCCTCGCCGCCTGGCTATGGAGCTGGCTGGAAAACCAATTGGCCGTGCTGATGAAAACCCTGCCCTTGGGCCAGCAAGCCGCCCAGCGCCTGACCAGCGATTTGTTGCCCCTGCTGCAACAAGCCCAGCAGGACGCCAGCCGCATCGACCCCCACCGTTTCGGCAGCGCCGCCTTCGGCCTGTCCCTGGCGTGCATGGCCCACGAGCGCCAGTACAGCCGCCTGTTCCGTTCCTAG